In a genomic window of Thiosocius teredinicola:
- a CDS encoding quinoprotein relay system zinc metallohydrolase 2, whose protein sequence is MRYFYLPAILFGLFATPVFAETGMHFSEIAPGLYLRPGVQAVSDADNEGRIANLGFVVGEQRVAVIDAGGSYAEGLAVLQAIRAITDKPIQWLIVTHMHPDHSLGAAAFADQGIEIIGHANLADALNRRRDAYVNPVKDYLGPQAEGTRIVLPNTDVSVGQPRRLDLGGRVLTLQAHPTAHTNNDLTVYDEQTGALWLADLLFVDHIPVVDGSVLGWQQVMQSLAEQTPTMIVPGHGAVQAHWQPALDSQQRYLQAVADGARRIIRRGGDISEAVDVVAQDERRHWLLFDDFHGRNVTAIFTELEWE, encoded by the coding sequence TTGCGCTATTTTTACCTGCCGGCAATCCTGTTCGGATTGTTTGCGACGCCTGTGTTTGCCGAGACTGGCATGCACTTTTCAGAGATCGCCCCGGGGCTCTATCTGCGGCCCGGCGTTCAGGCGGTGTCCGATGCAGACAACGAGGGCCGCATCGCCAACTTGGGATTCGTGGTCGGCGAACAGCGAGTGGCGGTGATCGACGCAGGCGGCAGCTACGCCGAGGGACTTGCCGTGCTGCAGGCAATCCGCGCAATCACGGACAAGCCGATCCAGTGGTTGATCGTCACCCATATGCACCCCGATCACAGCCTGGGTGCGGCGGCGTTCGCCGATCAGGGGATCGAGATCATCGGTCATGCCAATCTTGCTGATGCCTTGAACCGTCGCCGTGACGCCTATGTGAACCCGGTGAAAGACTACCTTGGGCCTCAGGCGGAAGGCACGAGGATCGTGCTGCCGAATACCGATGTGTCGGTCGGCCAGCCACGCCGCCTCGATCTGGGCGGCCGGGTGTTGACGTTGCAGGCGCACCCCACAGCGCACACCAACAACGACCTGACCGTTTACGACGAGCAGACCGGCGCACTGTGGCTTGCCGACCTGCTGTTCGTCGATCATATCCCGGTGGTCGACGGCAGCGTACTGGGTTGGCAGCAGGTGATGCAATCGCTGGCCGAACAGACGCCGACGATGATCGTGCCGGGGCATGGCGCGGTGCAGGCGCATTGGCAACCGGCGCTCGACAGCCAGCAGCGCTATCTACAGGCGGTGGCAGATGGTGCGCGCCGCATCATCCGTCGCGGCGGCGATATCAGCGAAGCGGTCGATGTGGTCGCCCAGGACGAGCGCCGGCACTGGCTGTTGTTCGATGATTTTCACGGGCGGAACGTCACCGCCATTTTCACCGAGCTGGAGTGGGAATAG
- a CDS encoding quinoprotein dehydrogenase-associated SoxYZ-like carrier, translating into MVPVTEVGRKSIRKPRRRHTSAWWLLLVVIAAAVAAQAQAAQQSSARWTEIQSAILGDTPVADGDRLIALDTPSRAQDAAVVPVEIATKFDQTPQRHIRKLFLIIDNNPSPVAAIFEFPGDRNWKTISTRIRVNAYTDVRVVAELNDGKTYMVSNFVKASGGCSAPALKDPAAAMAQLGRMKLIVPDDNVDDLLLAKLMVRHPNSSGLQFDQITRNYIPADYIRSIEVTYKDEPLFKVATDISISENPMIAFGFAADSSDGSIDVQVKDSEGREFEQSFPVVPTN; encoded by the coding sequence ATGGTGCCTGTTACAGAAGTGGGACGGAAGTCGATCAGGAAGCCTCGGCGTCGGCACACCTCGGCGTGGTGGTTGTTGCTGGTGGTGATTGCCGCCGCAGTTGCAGCCCAGGCCCAAGCGGCGCAGCAGTCCAGCGCACGTTGGACGGAGATCCAATCCGCGATACTCGGTGACACACCCGTTGCCGACGGTGACAGATTGATCGCGCTGGATACGCCGAGCCGCGCGCAGGATGCAGCAGTGGTCCCGGTCGAGATCGCCACCAAGTTCGATCAAACACCGCAACGTCATATCCGCAAGCTATTCCTGATTATCGACAACAACCCGTCACCGGTCGCCGCCATCTTCGAGTTTCCGGGTGACCGCAACTGGAAGACGATCTCGACCCGCATCCGTGTGAATGCTTATACCGATGTGCGTGTCGTAGCCGAGTTGAACGACGGCAAGACCTACATGGTGTCGAACTTCGTCAAGGCTTCGGGCGGTTGTTCGGCGCCTGCGCTGAAGGACCCGGCGGCCGCGATGGCGCAACTGGGTCGCATGAAGCTGATCGTGCCCGACGACAATGTCGACGACCTGCTGCTGGCAAAGCTGATGGTCCGTCACCCCAACAGCTCGGGGCTGCAGTTCGACCAGATCACGCGCAACTACATCCCGGCCGACTATATCCGCAGCATCGAAGTCACGTACAAGGACGAGCCGCTGTTCAAGGTGGCGACCGATATTTCGATCAGTGAGAATCCGATGATTGCGTTCGGTTTCGCTGCCGATTCGTCGGACGGCAGCATCGACGTGCAGGTCAAGGATTCGGAAGGGCGCGAGTTCGAGCAATCATTCCCGGTCGTTCCAACCAACTGA
- a CDS encoding beta-propeller fold lactonase family protein produces MALRSSLIGSALIICLHGMACAEPFAYVTNQDGQSVSVIDLAGREATQTIAVGAAPAGVAASRDGRRAFISDPKTHKIYRIDQRTQRIDAQRDVGKGLLGIALSPDGTRVYAADWFDDCLFVLDADSLDILARIPVGKAPSGVAVSPDGKRVFVADRDDDRISVIDTHKNAVIGRALTGQRPFGLGVDPSGERLYVANVASNDVSVIATDTLQTLATVPVGSTPYGVAIAPQGKQVYVSNQHANSVSIIDAQSLTVTAEVETGEFPEGIVVAPSGDEVYVASWFSNELLVLDSRDLSLIRRIATGEGPRAFGIFVAGGG; encoded by the coding sequence ATGGCTCTGCGATCGTCGCTGATCGGCTCGGCGTTGATCATCTGTTTACACGGCATGGCGTGCGCTGAGCCGTTTGCCTACGTCACCAACCAGGATGGTCAATCGGTCTCGGTGATCGATCTGGCCGGACGTGAGGCCACGCAAACCATCGCCGTCGGTGCAGCGCCGGCCGGTGTTGCGGCGTCACGTGACGGCCGGCGCGCGTTTATCAGCGACCCCAAGACGCACAAGATCTACCGCATCGACCAGCGTACGCAGCGCATCGATGCGCAACGCGACGTCGGCAAGGGTCTGCTGGGCATCGCACTCAGCCCAGACGGCACCCGGGTATACGCCGCGGACTGGTTCGACGATTGCCTGTTCGTGCTCGACGCCGACTCGCTGGATATTCTGGCGCGTATCCCTGTCGGCAAGGCACCTTCCGGCGTCGCAGTCAGCCCCGACGGTAAACGGGTGTTCGTCGCCGATCGCGACGATGACCGGATCAGCGTGATCGACACGCACAAAAATGCGGTCATCGGGCGCGCGCTCACCGGGCAACGACCGTTCGGACTGGGGGTCGACCCGAGCGGTGAGCGCCTGTATGTCGCCAACGTCGCCAGCAACGACGTCAGCGTGATTGCCACCGACACGCTGCAAACGTTGGCGACCGTGCCTGTCGGCAGCACACCGTACGGTGTCGCCATAGCCCCCCAGGGCAAGCAGGTCTATGTTTCAAATCAGCACGCCAACAGTGTCTCGATCATCGATGCGCAGTCGCTGACAGTGACCGCCGAAGTGGAGACGGGTGAATTTCCCGAAGGGATTGTCGTGGCGCCATCCGGCGACGAGGTGTACGTGGCCAGCTGGTTCAGTAACGAGTTGCTGGTACTCGACAGCCGCGACCTGAGTTTGATTCGACGTATCGCGACCGGCGAAGGCCCCAGGGCATTCGGCATCTTCGTGGCCGGTGGCGGTTGA
- a CDS encoding SRPBCC family protein, whose translation MKRLLIVTTAFFIVLSSLAYAHGPTRKKVVITRDIAAPPDAVWALIGNFQDMSWHPAVAGIEGEGGNAPGATRTLTLGNGGKIHEKLEKYDGEKHSLFYRIEDVDVAVLPVTNYSSWVSVKEAPGGSTVTWKGAFYRGYPNNDPPPELSDQAAVDAVTGVYESGLDNVKKLAEGGS comes from the coding sequence GTGAAACGACTGCTGATTGTCACCACAGCCTTTTTCATCGTACTCAGTAGCTTAGCCTACGCCCACGGGCCGACCCGCAAGAAGGTGGTCATCACGCGCGATATCGCTGCCCCGCCCGACGCCGTGTGGGCACTGATCGGCAATTTTCAGGATATGAGCTGGCATCCTGCGGTCGCCGGCATCGAAGGTGAAGGTGGCAACGCGCCCGGCGCAACCCGTACCCTGACCCTGGGCAACGGCGGCAAGATCCACGAAAAGCTTGAAAAGTACGACGGCGAAAAGCACAGCCTGTTCTATCGCATCGAAGACGTCGACGTGGCCGTGTTGCCGGTCACCAACTATTCGTCGTGGGTCAGCGTCAAAGAAGCGCCCGGCGGCAGCACCGTGACCTGGAAAGGTGCGTTCTACCGCGGCTATCCCAACAACGATCCGCCGCCCGAGTTGAGTGACCAGGCCGCCGTCGATGCCGTGACCGGCGTCTACGAATCAGGACTCGACAACGTCAAGAAGCTCGCCGAAGGGGGCTCGTGA
- a CDS encoding ABC transporter substrate-binding protein gives MRKPLCLALALIFMPMICHALTFDIGLISRVPVEDIPLTSLEPRIDDNGIAGAEQGIRDNNTTGRFTGQEFVLSSHVLAQGETAADAFRDMHAKGIRLFLLDLTAEDLLALADLSEAADSLLFNISAQDNELRVQACRANLLHTAPSRAMLADALGQYLSWKRWTEWFLVVGKTPQDRAFAASLERAAKRFGGAIGERKDWTFESGAGRTDSGHFNEQQAVNAFTQVDDYDILLVADEADDFGEFLAYRTFLPRPVGGTQGLHATTWSGVFEQWGATQFQRRFHEKTGRWMTPLDYAAWLAVRSVGEAATRVNKTEVAALQQHMLSADFKLAAFKGVPVTYRDWNGQMRQPILIVSRRILVSVSPQEGFLHQFSPLDTLGYDRPEVTCKR, from the coding sequence ATGCGGAAACCACTGTGCCTGGCGCTTGCGCTGATTTTCATGCCAATGATCTGTCATGCGCTGACATTCGACATCGGATTGATCAGCCGGGTACCCGTGGAAGATATCCCGCTGACCTCGCTCGAGCCGCGTATCGACGACAACGGCATCGCGGGGGCCGAACAGGGTATACGCGACAACAACACGACCGGACGATTTACCGGCCAGGAGTTCGTGCTGAGCTCGCACGTACTGGCGCAAGGTGAGACAGCGGCCGACGCATTTCGCGACATGCACGCCAAGGGGATCCGCCTGTTCCTACTCGACCTGACGGCTGAAGATCTGCTGGCCCTGGCGGATCTGTCCGAGGCGGCCGACAGCCTGCTGTTCAACATCAGCGCACAAGACAACGAACTGCGCGTGCAGGCGTGTCGCGCCAATCTGCTGCACACGGCACCGAGCAGGGCGATGCTGGCCGATGCCTTGGGCCAGTACCTGTCATGGAAGCGCTGGACCGAGTGGTTCCTGGTTGTGGGCAAGACGCCGCAGGACCGTGCCTTTGCCGCCTCGCTCGAACGTGCGGCCAAGCGCTTCGGCGGCGCCATCGGCGAACGCAAGGACTGGACCTTCGAGTCAGGTGCCGGTCGGACCGATTCGGGGCATTTCAACGAGCAACAGGCGGTCAACGCCTTCACCCAGGTGGATGACTACGACATCCTGCTGGTCGCTGATGAGGCCGATGATTTCGGTGAATTCCTTGCTTATCGCACCTTCCTGCCACGCCCGGTCGGCGGCACCCAGGGATTGCACGCGACCACCTGGAGCGGTGTGTTCGAGCAATGGGGGGCGACCCAGTTTCAGCGGCGTTTCCATGAAAAGACCGGCCGTTGGATGACGCCGCTCGACTATGCCGCATGGCTCGCGGTACGCAGCGTCGGTGAGGCCGCGACCCGGGTCAACAAGACGGAGGTGGCAGCGTTGCAGCAGCACATGTTGAGCGCCGATTTCAAGCTCGCGGCGTTCAAGGGTGTGCCGGTGACCTATCGCGACTGGAACGGCCAGATGCGGCAGCCGATATTGATCGTATCGCGGCGGATCCTGGTTTCGGTTTCGCCCCAGGAAGGATTTCTACACCAGTTTTCACCGCTCGATACGTTGGGATACGACCGCCCGGAAGTGACGTGCAAGCGCTGA
- a CDS encoding PQQ-dependent catabolism-associated beta-propeller protein, with translation MMQRTIKGSAYACAILMMAGIASQAQAYTVYVSSEKDNTISIVDGESLKLLEQVKVGERPRGIALSKDKKVLFVCTSDEDHIEVLDLATRKVTHTLPSGPDPELLALGPEGRYLYVANEDDNMVTVVDVENRSKVVEVQVGVEPEGMGVSADGKWLVNTSETTNMAHFIDLSTNEVVANVLVDQRPRVAQFTPNSRQVWVSSEIGGTVSVIDVESKSITKKIGFEIPGIRAESIQPVGIVISDDGKRAFVALGPAARVAVIDTETLEVEKYLLVGQRVWNLAFSPDGSRLFTTNGVSNDMSVVDLEKLRVRKTVPVGRLPWGVVVAP, from the coding sequence ATGATGCAACGAACGATAAAGGGTTCGGCGTATGCCTGTGCCATATTGATGATGGCGGGCATCGCGAGTCAGGCACAGGCCTACACGGTTTACGTATCCAGCGAGAAAGACAACACGATCTCGATTGTCGATGGCGAGAGCCTGAAGCTGCTGGAACAGGTGAAGGTCGGCGAACGACCGCGCGGCATTGCGCTGAGCAAGGACAAAAAGGTGTTGTTCGTCTGCACCAGTGACGAGGATCACATCGAAGTGCTCGATCTTGCCACGCGCAAAGTGACCCATACGCTGCCGTCGGGTCCCGACCCCGAGCTGCTGGCATTGGGGCCGGAGGGTCGCTATCTGTACGTCGCCAATGAAGACGACAACATGGTGACCGTGGTCGATGTCGAAAACCGTAGCAAGGTGGTCGAGGTGCAGGTGGGTGTCGAACCGGAAGGCATGGGTGTCAGCGCCGACGGCAAATGGTTGGTCAATACCTCCGAGACCACCAACATGGCACATTTCATTGACCTTTCGACCAACGAGGTCGTCGCCAACGTACTGGTCGATCAGCGGCCGCGCGTCGCGCAGTTCACGCCGAACAGTCGCCAGGTGTGGGTATCTTCAGAGATCGGCGGTACGGTCAGCGTGATCGATGTCGAGAGCAAGAGCATCACGAAAAAGATCGGCTTCGAGATACCGGGGATTCGTGCCGAGTCGATTCAGCCGGTCGGCATCGTGATTTCAGACGACGGCAAGCGCGCGTTCGTCGCGCTTGGACCAGCCGCGCGGGTGGCGGTGATCGATACCGAAACGTTGGAAGTCGAGAAGTACCTGCTGGTCGGGCAACGGGTGTGGAACCTGGCGTTCTCTCCGGATGGGTCGCGTCTGTTCACGACCAATGGCGTGAGCAACGATATGTCGGTGGTCGATCTCGAAAAACTGCGTGTGCGCAAGACCGTGCCGGTGGGTCGGTTGCCGTGGGGTGTGGTGGTCGCACCTTGA
- a CDS encoding ABC transporter ATP-binding protein, translating to MNEPSAEVGPALDIQGVAFAYGQRKVLQDVSFQVPPGRFCVLLGVNGAGKTTLFSLLTRLFLYRQGRIEILGHDLRTDGRAALAQLGVVFQQPTLDLDLSLMQNLRYFAVLQGMAPALAEQRIAAALNDIGLADRAGDKVRQLSGGQRRRLELARALVHQPRLLLADEPTVGLDIHSRHAILQQVRQECRERGVGVLWATHLVDEVDSDDLVVVLHQGEVLKQATAEVLLRDTGAATVEQAFNTLTRDRAA from the coding sequence TTGAACGAACCGTCTGCCGAGGTCGGCCCGGCGCTCGACATCCAGGGCGTTGCGTTCGCTTACGGGCAGCGCAAGGTGCTGCAGGATGTCTCGTTCCAGGTGCCGCCGGGCCGCTTCTGCGTCCTGCTGGGCGTCAACGGTGCGGGCAAGACCACGCTGTTCTCGTTGCTGACCCGTCTGTTTTTGTACCGCCAGGGCCGCATCGAGATCCTGGGTCACGATCTGCGAACCGATGGGCGCGCGGCACTGGCGCAGTTGGGCGTTGTCTTTCAGCAGCCGACGCTCGACCTCGATCTGAGCCTGATGCAGAACCTGCGATACTTTGCGGTGCTGCAGGGCATGGCGCCGGCGCTCGCCGAACAGCGCATCGCAGCCGCGTTGAACGATATCGGCCTGGCCGACCGGGCGGGCGACAAGGTGCGTCAATTGAGCGGCGGTCAGCGCCGCCGTTTGGAGCTGGCGCGTGCTCTGGTCCATCAACCGCGTTTGTTGCTGGCCGACGAGCCGACGGTGGGGCTGGATATTCACAGTCGTCACGCGATTCTGCAGCAGGTACGTCAAGAATGTCGTGAGCGCGGCGTCGGTGTGCTGTGGGCGACGCACCTGGTCGACGAAGTCGATAGCGACGATCTGGTCGTCGTGTTGCATCAGGGCGAGGTGTTGAAACAGGCCACCGCGGAAGTCCTGCTGCGTGATACCGGCGCGGCGACTGTTGAGCAGGCCTTCAACACACTGACACGGGATCGCGCCGCGTGA
- a CDS encoding ABC transporter permease, with protein sequence MTVVQYTRCLLGIFKREALRFIHQRERFFGALVRPLVWLFIFAAGFRSILGVSIIPPYETYILYEEYITPGLAAMVLLFSGMQGSLSMVYDREMGSMRLLMVSPFPRWYLLVCKLTATTLVAMLQVYLFLAIAWLWDVQPPPIGYLAVFPALLLSGLMLGALGLFLSSMIRQLENFAGVMNFVIFPMFFASSALYPLWRIRDASVPLYQICLYNPFTSAVELIRFALYGQVNWEALAWVVGALIVFLGASIYGYDPARELIKRKR encoded by the coding sequence GTGACCGTCGTTCAATATACGCGCTGCCTGCTGGGGATTTTCAAGCGCGAGGCGCTGCGTTTTATCCACCAGCGCGAGCGCTTCTTCGGCGCCCTGGTGCGGCCCCTGGTGTGGCTGTTCATCTTCGCCGCGGGCTTTCGCTCGATTCTCGGCGTCTCGATCATTCCACCGTACGAGACCTACATCCTCTACGAGGAATACATCACGCCCGGGCTCGCGGCGATGGTGTTGCTGTTCAGTGGTATGCAGGGCTCGTTGTCGATGGTCTATGACCGCGAGATGGGCAGCATGCGGCTGTTGATGGTCAGCCCGTTTCCACGCTGGTACCTGCTGGTGTGCAAGCTCACGGCAACCACGTTGGTCGCGATGCTGCAGGTCTACCTGTTTCTGGCGATCGCCTGGCTATGGGACGTACAACCGCCGCCCATCGGTTACCTGGCGGTCTTTCCGGCGCTGTTGTTGTCGGGTTTGATGCTGGGCGCGCTCGGTTTGTTCCTGTCGTCGATGATTCGCCAGCTCGAGAACTTCGCCGGGGTGATGAACTTCGTGATCTTCCCGATGTTTTTTGCATCCTCCGCGCTTTACCCCTTGTGGCGCATTCGCGACGCGAGCGTGCCCTTGTACCAGATCTGTCTGTACAACCCTTTCACGTCGGCTGTCGAACTGATTCGCTTCGCGCTTTATGGTCAAGTCAACTGGGAGGCCCTGGCATGGGTCGTTGGTGCACTCATCGTCTTCCTGGGGGCATCGATCTATGGCTACGATCCCGCACGCGAACTCATCAAGCGCAAACGCTGA
- a CDS encoding PQQ-dependent catabolism-associated CXXCW motif protein → MADGQTSFFSTDGYRIADFRAPVPDTVPGGETIHTDTVRQLLAQETGRPLLVDVMPSPPKPKNLSPTALWLPPPRQHIPGSVWLPNVGFGRLSDELEDYFRSQLATLTRGDDRQAIIFYCQADCWMSWNATQRAASYGYKNVMWFPEGNDGWQAADLPFAAASPVPMK, encoded by the coding sequence ATGGCCGACGGGCAGACATCTTTTTTTTCCACCGACGGCTACCGCATTGCTGATTTCAGGGCACCTGTGCCCGACACGGTTCCCGGCGGCGAGACCATCCACACCGACACCGTCAGGCAATTGCTGGCTCAGGAGACCGGGCGGCCATTGCTGGTCGACGTCATGCCCAGCCCGCCGAAGCCGAAGAACCTCAGCCCCACCGCCCTGTGGCTGCCGCCGCCGCGTCAGCACATACCCGGGTCGGTATGGTTACCGAACGTTGGCTTCGGACGTCTCTCGGATGAACTCGAAGACTACTTTCGCAGTCAATTGGCAACGCTGACCCGGGGAGACGACCGCCAGGCGATCATCTTTTACTGCCAGGCAGATTGCTGGATGTCATGGAACGCAACACAACGCGCTGCATCCTACGGCTACAAGAACGTGATGTGGTTTCCGGAGGGCAACGACGGCTGGCAAGCGGCCGACCTACCGTTCGCCGCGGCCTCACCTGTCCCGATGAAATAA
- a CDS encoding substrate-binding domain-containing protein, which yields MKAEALQSTSRPGPFFLLGWGLGLLLLGLGVCASPADREGRNTEYLAVCGDANNLPFSNDKMEGFENRIAQLIATKLDRPLHYRWWPQSIGFVRNTLRTRLCDLVMGVTSVNEMVQNSNPYYRSVYCLVQRADEPLVTGLDDPALRDKKLGIVAGTPPATLLTRYDLMDQTKPYQLTVDTRHFSPAREAVNDVASGDIDVAVIWGPIAAYAAARHSPPLKVTPLPAKVDGVELAFNVSMGLRHRERQWKHQVNSLIEQLKPEIEHILFEYQVPLLGQDNHVIADPNVQLSGTP from the coding sequence GTGAAAGCTGAGGCATTACAGAGTACCTCGCGGCCCGGCCCCTTCTTCCTGCTGGGATGGGGGCTGGGTCTCTTACTCTTAGGGCTGGGCGTGTGTGCATCGCCGGCCGACCGCGAGGGGCGCAATACCGAATACCTTGCGGTTTGCGGTGACGCCAACAACCTGCCGTTTTCGAACGACAAGATGGAAGGTTTCGAAAACCGTATCGCGCAGTTGATCGCGACGAAACTCGACCGCCCCCTGCACTATCGCTGGTGGCCGCAGAGTATCGGTTTCGTACGCAACACGCTGCGCACCCGCCTCTGCGATCTGGTCATGGGCGTGACGTCGGTCAACGAGATGGTGCAGAACAGCAACCCCTATTACCGTTCCGTGTATTGCCTGGTACAAAGGGCCGACGAACCTCTGGTTACCGGCCTCGACGATCCCGCCTTGCGCGACAAAAAGCTCGGCATCGTAGCCGGTACGCCGCCGGCGACCCTGCTGACGCGTTACGACCTGATGGACCAGACCAAGCCCTACCAACTCACCGTCGATACGCGACATTTTTCACCGGCGCGTGAAGCGGTCAACGACGTGGCCTCCGGCGATATCGATGTCGCCGTGATTTGGGGGCCCATTGCCGCCTATGCCGCGGCACGCCATTCACCACCATTGAAGGTGACCCCGCTCCCCGCCAAGGTCGATGGCGTCGAACTGGCGTTCAATGTCTCGATGGGGCTGCGCCACCGCGAGCGCCAATGGAAGCATCAGGTCAACAGTCTGATCGAGCAGCTGAAGCCGGAGATCGAACACATTCTGTTCGAATACCAGGTTCCGTTGCTGGGTCAGGACAATCACGTGATAGCCGATCCGAATGTTCAGCTATCCGGCACCCCATGA
- a CDS encoding cytochrome c family protein: MGLESSIKHVAAAAIIGGSLFAGSSLAVSDSDGDYREFTFNADTPYFFQDGKVDFGTYNGFRRYHSECHVCHGPAGLGSSYAPALIKSMDVMDFAKFVDVVVRGKQDGTLVMPSFADNMNVLPYLDDIYAYLKARADGAIPGATRPAKFPKVK; this comes from the coding sequence ATGGGACTTGAAAGCAGCATCAAACATGTCGCCGCTGCCGCCATCATCGGTGGCAGTCTGTTCGCCGGCAGCTCGCTGGCCGTATCAGATTCCGACGGCGACTATCGCGAATTCACCTTCAACGCCGATACGCCTTATTTCTTTCAGGACGGCAAGGTCGACTTCGGTACCTATAACGGTTTCCGCCGGTATCATTCCGAATGCCACGTGTGTCACGGGCCGGCCGGCCTCGGCAGTTCTTATGCGCCGGCATTGATCAAGTCGATGGACGTCATGGACTTCGCCAAGTTCGTCGACGTCGTGGTACGCGGCAAGCAGGACGGCACGCTGGTCATGCCGAGTTTTGCCGACAACATGAACGTACTGCCCTACCTCGACGATATCTATGCCTATCTGAAGGCTCGCGCGGACGGTGCGATACCCGGTGCCACCCGCCCGGCGAAGTTCCCCAAGGTCAAATAG